TGTTCATGCCACCGAAAGCAGCGCCGGCGAACCCAAGCGCCAGGAAAATTGGACCAAGGCTCTCTTTGATGGAGTCGCCCTGTTCACTGCCCTTCTCAGCCATACCGGCGAGACCGTCGGCATAAGCGGTTTTGGTGACCAGCAACGTTGACATGGTGAGGCCGGCAGTCATGAGCATGAGGCCGCGCTGCATGGGGTTGGCTTTGTATTCCTCAGCTTTGGTCAACAGGCGGATATGGCCACGACGCACAG
The window above is part of the Pseudomonas putida genome. Proteins encoded here:
- a CDS encoding DUF6750 family protein; this encodes MKFNPIEFAVDAVRRGHIRLLTKAEEYKANPMQRGLMLMTAGLTMSTLLVTKTAYADGLAGMAEKGSEQGDSIKESLGPIFLALGFAGAAFGGMNMWKKTNDENSRITGKQIWGPMLAGAALGGTGFMMTTAGETVGISGSEFGKVPN